One genomic segment of Pedobacter endophyticus includes these proteins:
- a CDS encoding tetratricopeptide repeat-containing sensor histidine kinase: MSNFFLFRNISKASLFGSYSCCCNKLKPVNFITTVQPILKGLIVFVIFIIASCNPTKKDGSSSVAFDKVINQTVQQPLSNAEMVARVDSAFNTLANPSIEDECKRLLFRNAHFLGNEKSSTTYLDTVIHIIKENEAETRLANIYSDALLAKGDSLIKYQNYDQAFVYLYDALSSIRTTGDSCLYAHFNIRLADIEYRKGDYLSSVKYNKIILDNFDHCKNKRLIDYHYYQATIDNIALCYDRYGMLDSAVYYYQKALKSIVQYEKVFPGEKISVEASTGVIYGNMGTTFEKLGKTAEAEELYKKSIAINSKKGYENLDAQITRVKLGNLYLKQSAINKAKATIQEIHDTGLYSPSVKLRLFRLEADFNDAINNHQQTAKHLNAFILLKDSLDQVEKHILHTNFSQEFKNFEQDKILSDLKRDAYIKNLYLAIATAFTVLLAVIALLIWQNRKRLKKVNIKVSAQNADMQRALAALEQSQDENTRLLKMVVHDLRSPMAVTISMIDILLDDETLSSSSANILNMMKASNANTLEMVTDLLNLNISKDRMKKEKVEMYDLLQYCVQMLRFKAAEKQQRIILHSHETTLFVSREKIWRAVSNLITNAVKFSPSGSEILVEMHKEKDAVLIKVKDNGIGIPESLKGKLFDIYSDAKRLGTSGEISFGLGLAISKQIVEAHDGEIWFQTEVHKGSTFFIKLPLN; this comes from the coding sequence ATGAGTAATTTCTTTTTGTTTAGGAATATCAGTAAAGCTTCATTGTTTGGCTCCTATTCTTGCTGTTGCAATAAGCTTAAACCCGTAAATTTCATTACAACAGTACAGCCCATTCTAAAAGGGTTAATCGTTTTTGTAATCTTCATCATTGCCTCTTGTAATCCGACAAAAAAAGACGGCTCGAGTTCGGTTGCGTTTGATAAAGTGATTAATCAAACCGTTCAGCAACCCTTATCTAATGCGGAAATGGTAGCCAGGGTCGATTCTGCATTTAATACATTGGCCAACCCATCAATTGAAGACGAATGCAAAAGGTTATTATTCAGAAATGCCCACTTTTTAGGTAACGAGAAATCATCCACTACCTATCTGGATACGGTTATACATATTATCAAAGAAAACGAAGCGGAAACGAGGTTAGCGAACATTTATAGCGATGCTTTACTGGCCAAAGGCGATTCGCTGATCAAGTATCAGAATTATGATCAGGCATTTGTTTATCTCTACGATGCACTATCAAGTATCCGAACAACCGGCGATAGCTGCCTTTATGCTCATTTCAATATCAGGCTGGCCGATATCGAGTACCGAAAAGGAGATTATTTGAGCTCAGTGAAGTACAACAAAATCATTTTGGATAATTTTGACCACTGTAAAAACAAAAGGCTGATCGATTATCACTATTATCAGGCCACTATAGATAATATTGCACTTTGTTACGATAGATACGGAATGCTCGATAGTGCGGTTTACTATTATCAAAAAGCACTAAAGTCTATCGTTCAATATGAGAAGGTTTTCCCGGGCGAGAAAATCTCGGTAGAAGCGTCGACAGGTGTGATTTATGGCAATATGGGCACTACATTCGAAAAACTGGGAAAAACAGCCGAAGCGGAGGAGTTATACAAGAAAAGCATAGCCATTAATTCTAAAAAGGGATATGAGAACCTCGATGCGCAGATTACGCGGGTAAAGCTGGGTAATTTATACCTGAAGCAATCGGCGATAAACAAAGCGAAAGCAACGATTCAGGAAATTCATGATACGGGCTTGTACTCACCATCGGTAAAGTTAAGGTTGTTTAGGCTGGAGGCCGATTTTAACGATGCAATAAACAACCATCAGCAGACTGCGAAACATTTAAATGCGTTCATTTTGCTCAAAGATTCGCTCGATCAGGTTGAAAAGCACATTTTACACACCAACTTTTCGCAAGAATTTAAAAATTTTGAGCAAGACAAAATCCTGTCTGATCTAAAAAGAGATGCTTACATCAAAAACCTTTACCTGGCCATTGCTACTGCTTTTACTGTTCTTTTAGCTGTTATCGCCTTGTTAATCTGGCAAAACAGAAAGCGGCTAAAGAAAGTCAACATTAAAGTTTCTGCTCAAAATGCTGACATGCAAAGGGCACTGGCTGCATTAGAACAAAGTCAGGATGAAAATACACGCCTGCTGAAAATGGTAGTGCACGATTTGAGGAGCCCAATGGCGGTAACGATAAGCATGATCGATATTTTACTGGACGACGAAACGCTCAGCTCTTCCAGCGCTAACATACTGAACATGATGAAAGCCTCTAACGCCAACACGCTTGAAATGGTTACCGACCTGTTAAATCTTAACATTTCTAAAGATCGGATGAAAAAAGAGAAGGTGGAAATGTACGATTTGCTCCAGTACTGCGTTCAAATGCTCCGATTTAAAGCGGCAGAGAAACAGCAACGGATCATTTTGCATTCTCATGAAACGACGCTCTTTGTTAGCCGCGAAAAAATTTGGCGTGCGGTTAGCAATTTAATCACAAACGCGGTCAAATTTAGCCCCAGCGGAAGTGAAATATTGGTAGAAATGCATAAAGAAAAGGATGCCGTACTTATTAAGGTAAAAGATAATGGCATTGGAATCCCAGAATCGCTTAAGGGTAAGTTATTCGACATCTATTCGGATGCGAAACGACTTGGCACATCGGGAGAAATATCGTTTGGGCTCGGCCTTGCCATATCAAAGCAGATTGTTGAGGCACATGATGGCGAAATCTGGTTTCAGACTGAAGTACATAAAGGTTCAACGTTTTTCATCAAACTGCCACTTAACTAA
- a CDS encoding alkaline phosphatase family protein encodes MKTMYKNTLLFSALITGIACFAACKKYADPAPVFEDPIEISPIQRKVLVISIDGLSGAELKTIAPPTMEDLKKTAKYHYEVLRSPVKNDVAPWATMITGVSYGKHLIKTDDFLPTPKGNSHQSPNLFRNVIDYILQYKAVKTAVVTPWLNLRKYLGIADFAPVVSSDLAVKDSTINILNTQTQLGAMVVNFREVETAGASGGFEASNVAYKNAVLKADEYVGNILMAVKARKNYANEDWLIIVTTNHGGSHADPQSGFLFASNKNFIGEELKKIGLNTVLFTGKNVIAQVLEDNGLYDPGDKKDFTVQMQVKFNVTTQYPGFLSKGTSLIDRAMTGWVLFQGGTAAAVGFGGTLNGGTGKGQANLGLAADLSWHTITLTVKTNNATTRTLTTYLDGVQKGSANIFSTKSLSTTENLTIGYKNVDNSGAASFQAADLCYFNTALDAATILANKGLKDITKHPNYANLTGYWPINEGADGILNNLAPGGYDMELSGPFTWVAMGKDVPASVTPDADVTGKSIVLSQTTVGATMLYWLNVPILPGFGLDGKPFLDQFEKEFLK; translated from the coding sequence ATGAAAACTATGTATAAAAATACACTATTGTTTAGCGCCTTAATTACAGGAATCGCCTGCTTTGCTGCTTGTAAAAAATATGCAGATCCGGCTCCTGTTTTTGAAGATCCCATTGAAATATCTCCCATTCAAAGAAAAGTACTGGTAATCAGTATTGATGGCTTAAGTGGTGCTGAATTAAAAACAATTGCTCCGCCAACAATGGAAGATTTAAAGAAAACGGCTAAATATCATTACGAAGTTTTACGTAGCCCTGTAAAAAATGATGTGGCGCCGTGGGCAACAATGATAACCGGAGTAAGTTATGGTAAGCATTTAATTAAAACTGACGATTTTTTACCAACGCCAAAGGGTAATTCGCATCAATCGCCAAACTTATTTCGAAACGTAATCGATTACATTTTACAATATAAAGCGGTAAAAACAGCTGTGGTAACGCCCTGGCTAAACTTACGCAAGTATTTGGGCATTGCCGATTTTGCACCTGTTGTAAGCAGCGATTTAGCGGTTAAAGATTCTACAATTAATATTCTAAACACCCAAACCCAATTAGGCGCCATGGTAGTGAATTTTAGAGAGGTAGAAACAGCAGGCGCAAGTGGCGGATTTGAGGCAAGTAATGTTGCATATAAAAATGCCGTGCTAAAAGCAGATGAATATGTAGGTAACATTTTAATGGCGGTAAAGGCCAGAAAAAACTATGCCAATGAAGACTGGCTGATTATTGTAACAACCAATCATGGCGGAAGCCATGCCGATCCCCAATCCGGTTTTTTATTTGCATCTAATAAAAATTTTATAGGCGAAGAACTTAAAAAAATAGGATTGAATACCGTGTTGTTTACAGGAAAAAATGTTATCGCACAGGTTTTAGAGGATAACGGACTTTATGACCCGGGAGATAAGAAGGATTTTACGGTTCAGATGCAGGTAAAGTTTAATGTTACGACTCAATATCCTGGTTTCCTTTCAAAAGGAACATCATTGATTGACCGAGCTATGACAGGCTGGGTGTTATTCCAAGGGGGTACTGCAGCAGCAGTCGGTTTTGGAGGCACATTAAATGGTGGTACAGGAAAAGGACAGGCTAATTTAGGTTTAGCGGCAGATCTTTCATGGCATACCATTACCCTTACGGTAAAAACGAACAATGCGACAACCAGAACGTTAACCACCTATCTTGATGGTGTACAGAAAGGATCTGCGAATATATTTTCAACCAAAAGTTTATCGACCACAGAAAACCTGACAATAGGCTACAAGAATGTAGATAACAGCGGTGCTGCATCTTTTCAGGCAGCCGATTTATGTTACTTTAATACCGCATTAGATGCCGCTACAATTTTAGCCAATAAAGGGTTAAAGGATATAACCAAGCACCCTAATTATGCGAATTTAACAGGTTATTGGCCAATTAATGAAGGTGCAGATGGGATATTAAATAACCTGGCTCCCGGAGGATATGACATGGAGTTAAGTGGTCCTTTTACCTGGGTAGCAATGGGAAAAGATGTGCCCGCCTCAGTTACTCCCGATGCAGATGTGACGGGTAAATCCATTGTTTTATCGCAAACAACCGTGGGGGCAACCATGCTGTATTGGTTAAACGTTCCTATTTTGCCAGGATTTGGCCTGGATGGAAAACCGTTTTTAGACCAATTTGAAAAAGAATTTTTGAAGTAG
- a CDS encoding ArsR/SmtB family transcription factor encodes MGLTKSEIFTPEQNELAMLLKAIAHPARIAILQQIISANACICGDLVEELGLAQATISQHLKELKNAGIIQGTIEGVKVCYCIEPKTWALLESSLKNLLGSYTNPKSCC; translated from the coding sequence ATGGGACTTACAAAATCGGAAATATTTACCCCGGAGCAAAACGAGCTCGCTATGCTTTTAAAAGCAATTGCTCACCCTGCCCGCATTGCTATTTTGCAGCAGATTATTTCAGCAAATGCCTGTATTTGTGGCGATCTTGTTGAAGAACTCGGGCTTGCCCAGGCCACCATTTCACAACATTTAAAAGAGCTTAAAAATGCCGGAATTATTCAGGGTACCATCGAAGGCGTAAAGGTTTGTTACTGCATTGAACCCAAAACATGGGCATTGCTCGAGTCGAGCCTGAAAAACCTTTTGGGTTCGTACACCAATCCTAAAAGCTGTTGTTAG
- a CDS encoding alkaline phosphatase family protein: MKKLDKKQSLTWVRGIGLLSLFVMLVFISSCNRDFENTLQQEYPNDTANVKDGKHKVLYLILDGVRGSAIKTLNPPNLGQIVRKSIYNYDGLIETKSNAVTNALGWATSLTGVTSDKHKVATDDFANNQLTAYPTLFTRLKQANPGLRTASIAATAAFNSNLAVDATAKVDGQNDDAKVKDGVIAELKRDDANLVVAQFHSADVAGEMDGYTDSSPAYVSAIEQLDTYIGDIITALRARSTFANEEWMVVITSNKGGVIPPQPGDEDLGAFGQAIRNTFTIFYNPKFLAQFIPKPEVNSIPFSGSAPRLLSNANTRNVLSAGNNTTFGNFGTSGDYTLIFKVRADHASVGGYPPIMGKTVNFKTNNSGWVIFTNGNDWNFKANGTQQFGGPPSGTNRSFRDGIWHTIAIVIYKEGNNRRVKGYQDGKLVGSPFTVTVNMSSTTPFTLGNIPTAESTVGDLNILLREVALYDVAMPEATLLKYMRKTEVLPTDPNHADLIAYYPLNEGSGDTVTDQSGKGAPTLKFSRAENWSSFLDTSPWLSPPVTDAAYGVVINNADIATQIYQWIGVTPPSSWELDGKVWRLLYTDIRNN, encoded by the coding sequence ATGAAAAAGCTAGATAAAAAACAATCGTTAACCTGGGTAAGGGGCATAGGCCTGTTAAGCCTGTTCGTCATGCTGGTTTTCATCAGCTCTTGTAACAGAGATTTTGAGAATACCCTTCAACAAGAATATCCAAATGATACAGCGAATGTAAAAGACGGTAAACACAAGGTGTTGTACCTTATTTTAGATGGAGTAAGGGGAAGTGCCATTAAAACATTAAACCCACCAAATCTCGGTCAGATTGTTCGAAAATCGATCTACAATTACGATGGGTTAATAGAAACGAAAAGTAACGCTGTAACCAATGCTTTAGGCTGGGCAACTTCCTTAACAGGCGTAACCAGTGATAAGCATAAGGTTGCAACGGATGATTTTGCCAATAACCAGCTAACGGCGTACCCCACGCTGTTTACCCGTTTAAAGCAGGCAAATCCAGGTTTGCGTACAGCCTCCATTGCTGCAACGGCTGCTTTTAATAGCAATTTGGCTGTAGATGCTACTGCAAAGGTCGACGGACAAAATGATGATGCCAAAGTTAAAGATGGAGTAATTGCTGAATTAAAAAGAGATGATGCTAACTTAGTGGTAGCCCAGTTCCACAGTGCCGATGTGGCGGGCGAAATGGATGGTTATACCGATAGCAGCCCGGCTTATGTAAGCGCAATTGAACAGTTAGACACCTACATTGGCGATATAATTACCGCTTTACGGGCTCGTTCTACTTTTGCAAATGAAGAATGGATGGTGGTGATTACTTCAAACAAAGGTGGGGTGATACCTCCGCAACCGGGCGATGAGGATTTAGGTGCCTTTGGTCAGGCAATCAGAAATACCTTTACTATTTTCTATAACCCTAAATTTTTAGCGCAATTTATTCCTAAACCCGAGGTAAATTCTATTCCTTTTTCGGGCTCTGCACCAAGGCTTTTAAGTAATGCCAATACGCGTAATGTGCTGAGTGCCGGCAACAATACCACCTTTGGAAACTTTGGTACCTCGGGAGATTATACTCTTATTTTTAAAGTGCGTGCCGACCATGCTTCAGTTGGAGGTTATCCGCCAATTATGGGTAAAACAGTGAATTTCAAGACGAATAATTCAGGTTGGGTTATCTTTACCAATGGAAACGATTGGAACTTTAAAGCCAATGGGACCCAGCAATTTGGTGGCCCTCCGTCGGGTACTAATCGTTCGTTCAGAGATGGAATCTGGCATACCATTGCCATTGTAATTTATAAAGAAGGCAATAACAGAAGGGTAAAAGGGTATCAGGATGGGAAGTTGGTGGGTTCGCCATTCACTGTTACAGTAAACATGAGCTCTACCACACCTTTTACATTGGGGAATATTCCAACAGCAGAATCTACCGTGGGCGATTTAAACATCTTATTAAGGGAGGTTGCGCTTTACGATGTGGCTATGCCCGAGGCCACGTTGCTAAAGTACATGCGGAAAACTGAAGTGTTGCCAACAGATCCAAATCATGCCGATTTAATTGCTTACTATCCGCTTAACGAAGGATCTGGCGATACTGTTACTGATCAATCTGGCAAAGGAGCGCCAACGTTAAAATTCTCCAGGGCAGAAAATTGGTCGAGCTTTTTAGATACCAGCCCGTGGTTAAGCCCCCCGGTTACCGATGCCGCTTATGGAGTAGTGATTAACAATGCAGACATAGCGACGCAAATTTATCAATGGATTGGCGTTACACCTCCATCGAGCTGGGAATTAGACGGTAAGGTTTGGAGATTATTATATACTGACATACGCAATAACTAA
- a CDS encoding M60 family metallopeptidase: MKLKIYLPFTAIAAIVLSLTACKKYGIEVPDGFDDASGNQTNVTVDTNMKNIDRSGYAKARIFPGLVDQSEPRVQNQEFTLDLNFANQTTDNLRISVAPKPRFSTGYYAAPGELIKIIVPAGANGLNMQIGGHTDNLSGKSPLLRDPIIYNIQPLYPGVNYMRNIYGGTIYINATIAIAQPVKFIISGAVVSPDFVLGVDNDVSWLAKVKASKVPWLELRCKRVVFLVPLDKIQAKVNAGQLNNPTALMTEWNNKFELDFNGWMGLSDNAAEIIDRSPQGAWRGVLDIQLSAGYGHNGFPFVGLNDAEWFNGMTSLSRLFTNDGMWGTYHEFGHNCQQTRVWSWSTLGETTNNLFNFKTANRVGADYTILHPGVTKGFPLAVAWASNSTIPKNFDGDKEIDDPFKRMTPFIQIFEKYGYEAMTKLYTEARRVQRLAINDIDKHDFVYEHLSAYTQSDLAAFFDAWGITISKQTNAKVAAKYPLLTKQIWTYNPLDKTGGTADIVPTIYSVSSNQSNEGSPANMLDGNTATYWHSQYSPAPSAEQSYPHTIVYGQNQRLPIKGLYFVPRNSTAQRVKDAEILVSDDNVNFTSVGTFRIPNAFARYDFNFPGGVVAPRFIKIVFKNSWVSGNTKLAAVAEIGVIKP; encoded by the coding sequence ATGAAACTAAAGATATATTTACCTTTTACGGCGATTGCGGCAATCGTATTGAGTTTAACAGCTTGTAAAAAATATGGCATAGAAGTACCAGATGGTTTTGATGATGCCTCGGGCAATCAAACCAATGTTACCGTTGATACCAATATGAAAAATATCGATCGCTCGGGATATGCCAAAGCACGGATATTTCCGGGTTTGGTAGACCAGTCAGAACCGCGGGTGCAAAATCAGGAGTTTACCCTGGATTTAAACTTTGCCAATCAAACTACCGACAATTTACGCATTTCAGTGGCCCCCAAGCCACGGTTTAGTACGGGCTATTATGCCGCACCCGGTGAATTAATTAAAATTATTGTTCCGGCAGGTGCTAATGGCTTAAACATGCAAATAGGTGGCCATACCGATAATTTATCGGGTAAGTCGCCTTTACTTCGCGACCCGATTATCTACAATATTCAACCACTATACCCCGGCGTAAATTACATGCGCAATATTTATGGAGGCACCATTTATATTAATGCAACTATTGCCATTGCGCAGCCGGTTAAGTTTATCATTTCCGGGGCTGTTGTTTCACCAGATTTTGTTTTGGGCGTAGACAATGATGTATCGTGGCTTGCAAAAGTCAAAGCATCAAAAGTGCCCTGGTTAGAATTAAGATGTAAACGTGTGGTCTTTTTAGTGCCCCTGGATAAAATACAAGCCAAAGTGAATGCCGGGCAGCTAAATAATCCAACTGCATTAATGACCGAATGGAACAACAAATTTGAATTGGATTTTAATGGTTGGATGGGCTTATCAGATAATGCTGCCGAAATTATAGACAGAAGCCCTCAAGGTGCCTGGAGAGGTGTATTGGACATTCAATTATCGGCGGGTTATGGCCACAACGGTTTCCCTTTTGTGGGTTTAAATGATGCCGAGTGGTTTAATGGAATGACCAGTTTATCCAGGTTGTTTACCAACGATGGAATGTGGGGAACATACCATGAGTTTGGGCACAACTGTCAGCAAACCAGGGTTTGGAGTTGGAGTACTTTAGGCGAAACAACCAATAACCTGTTTAATTTTAAAACAGCGAACAGGGTTGGTGCCGATTATACTATTCTTCATCCTGGGGTAACCAAGGGTTTTCCGCTGGCTGTTGCATGGGCATCTAACAGCACCATTCCTAAAAATTTCGACGGGGATAAGGAAATTGATGATCCGTTTAAGCGAATGACGCCATTTATACAGATTTTTGAAAAGTATGGCTATGAGGCAATGACAAAATTGTATACAGAAGCACGTCGGGTACAGCGTTTAGCCATTAATGATATTGATAAGCACGATTTTGTTTATGAACATCTATCAGCTTATACACAAAGTGATTTAGCCGCATTTTTTGATGCCTGGGGTATTACCATTAGTAAACAAACGAATGCCAAAGTTGCAGCAAAATATCCTTTACTGACTAAACAAATCTGGACCTATAACCCTTTAGACAAAACTGGTGGTACAGCTGATATTGTGCCTACAATTTATTCGGTAAGTTCAAATCAATCGAACGAAGGATCACCGGCCAATATGTTAGATGGCAACACGGCAACCTATTGGCATTCGCAATATTCGCCTGCACCGAGCGCCGAGCAAAGTTATCCTCACACCATTGTTTACGGGCAAAACCAACGTTTGCCAATTAAAGGCCTGTATTTCGTTCCAAGAAATTCTACTGCTCAAAGAGTTAAAGATGCTGAAATATTGGTTAGTGATGATAATGTAAACTTTACCAGTGTAGGTACTTTTCGAATACCAAATGCTTTTGCACGGTACGACTTTAATTTTCCGGGTGGTGTTGTTGCCCCTCGCTTTATTAAAATTGTATTCAAAAACTCGTGGGTATCAGGAAATACAAAGCTTGCTGCAGTGGCCGAAATAGGTGTAATTAAACCATAA
- a CDS encoding S8 family serine peptidase, with amino-acid sequence MKNFKSIFILQIFFTVFVLSCKKNPTLFEADKTLKKANINDKLSLNLLPMPNLKGQNTLSPGVERYKLLVKFSPDFILDFSDQKKPMIASDKLLSLQITAEQQAIVSRMNALHYKQAIPFSVAEKASFRNAVIPKLASGKFNIYKFRGWAYVEEALKMSGSQVLQLANDLEKLPFVEYAVVEADIEIPPPSATPDFASNQHYRSAGNSIIPLIPSTNSNQKGIDAEFAWSIGIKGQGVRVADIEHNANFDHEDLSSPKFKYIVGEATSTYLSHGTGVLGVVGATDNGFGMKGMVHEADSFLFVREPTFGRPAGIAMGLTHLRAGDVFMYEMQTWGPNPKYIPADYNQAVWDVTNEASNAGIIIVAAAGNGGQNLDGPEYAAYNARGDNGSIIVGAGSPQQVRTYFSTYGSRVDLQGWGDWTVATTGGDGLLYNGGANQDYTGSFSGTSAATPIVASAVVAVQSWYKQNNNGNVLSPTDMRSLLINTGTYPASGDLSIGPLPNIRAAILSLTTSLPLGLSLKK; translated from the coding sequence ATGAAAAATTTTAAATCAATTTTTATCCTGCAGATTTTTTTTACGGTTTTTGTTTTATCCTGTAAAAAGAATCCAACCTTATTTGAGGCTGACAAAACTTTAAAGAAAGCAAACATTAACGATAAACTTTCCCTAAACCTTCTTCCTATGCCTAATCTTAAGGGACAGAATACATTAAGCCCAGGAGTAGAACGATACAAGCTTTTAGTAAAGTTCAGTCCTGATTTTATCCTGGATTTTAGCGATCAAAAAAAGCCGATGATCGCAAGTGATAAACTGTTGTCGTTGCAAATAACTGCTGAGCAGCAAGCTATTGTAAGTCGCATGAACGCACTACATTATAAACAGGCTATCCCTTTCAGCGTAGCCGAAAAAGCTTCGTTCAGGAATGCAGTTATTCCGAAGTTGGCATCCGGAAAGTTCAACATCTATAAATTTAGAGGCTGGGCGTACGTAGAAGAGGCCTTAAAGATGAGCGGTTCTCAGGTTTTGCAATTAGCAAACGACTTAGAAAAGCTTCCGTTTGTAGAATATGCCGTAGTGGAAGCCGACATAGAGATACCGCCACCAAGTGCCACGCCCGATTTTGCTTCCAATCAGCACTACCGTTCAGCGGGAAATTCAATAATCCCTCTTATTCCTTCAACGAATTCTAATCAAAAAGGGATTGATGCCGAATTTGCCTGGTCTATCGGTATTAAGGGGCAGGGAGTTCGTGTTGCTGATATTGAACATAATGCAAATTTCGATCATGAAGACCTTTCATCTCCAAAATTTAAATACATTGTTGGAGAGGCAACCAGTACCTATCTAAGTCATGGTACTGGCGTGCTGGGTGTTGTTGGCGCAACAGACAATGGTTTTGGAATGAAGGGCATGGTGCATGAAGCAGACAGTTTCCTGTTTGTAAGGGAGCCCACTTTTGGCAGACCCGCTGGGATTGCTATGGGCCTTACTCATTTAAGGGCGGGTGATGTGTTTATGTATGAAATGCAAACCTGGGGACCAAATCCAAAATATATACCGGCAGATTATAACCAAGCGGTATGGGATGTGACTAATGAAGCCAGCAACGCGGGTATCATTATTGTAGCGGCAGCCGGAAATGGAGGTCAAAATCTGGACGGACCAGAATACGCAGCATACAATGCAAGGGGCGACAACGGTTCTATTATTGTCGGAGCTGGTAGTCCACAACAAGTAAGAACCTATTTTTCTACTTATGGAAGCCGGGTAGACCTTCAGGGATGGGGAGATTGGACAGTGGCGACTACTGGGGGTGACGGATTGCTGTATAACGGCGGGGCTAATCAGGATTATACCGGTAGTTTTTCGGGAACTTCGGCTGCCACTCCGATTGTAGCTTCCGCTGTAGTAGCCGTGCAGAGCTGGTATAAACAAAACAATAACGGAAATGTGCTTTCGCCTACGGATATGCGCAGCTTACTGATTAATACCGGCACTTACCCAGCGTCAGGCGATCTCAGCATCGGGCCGCTTCCTAATATTCGTGCTGCTATTTTATCGTTAACTACCAGCTTACCTCTGGGATTGAGTCTTAAAAAATAG
- a CDS encoding DUF6428 family protein: MKLSEIKTILTSAEAVNFQLENGEMVPANFHVTEVGIVTKDFIDCGGKVRHEKVANFQLWNADDYEHRLKARKLLNIISLSERVLHMEDLDIEVEYQSNTIGRYDLDFNGKNFLLRAKHTACLATEACGVDEAPKTAIVNLAASGSTCTPGSGCC; encoded by the coding sequence ATGAAATTATCAGAAATAAAAACAATCCTCACTTCGGCTGAAGCCGTAAACTTTCAACTCGAAAACGGCGAAATGGTGCCTGCAAACTTTCATGTAACCGAAGTAGGCATCGTAACAAAAGATTTTATTGATTGCGGGGGCAAGGTACGCCATGAAAAAGTGGCCAACTTTCAGCTGTGGAATGCAGATGATTACGAACATCGCTTAAAAGCCAGAAAACTGTTAAATATCATTTCGCTTTCGGAACGGGTGCTTCACATGGAAGACCTGGACATTGAAGTGGAATACCAATCGAATACCATAGGCAGGTACGACCTGGATTTTAACGGGAAGAATTTCCTGTTGCGGGCCAAACATACTGCCTGCCTTGCAACCGAAGCCTGCGGAGTTGATGAAGCCCCGAAAACCGCGATCGTTAATCTTGCCGCAAGCGGCAGCACTTGTACCCCGGGTAGCGGTTGCTGTTAA